The window AAGGTCCAGGAGGTGCTGCAACTGCCGAAACTGACCCTGATGCCTCAGCGTCACTCGTTCGTTTGTGGTGTGGTCAACCTGCGCGGCCAGACGCTGCCGGTGATCGACCTGTCCCAGGCCATTGGCATGCGCCCTTTGGTGCCAGGCCCTAACAGCACCATTATCGTCACTGAATACAACCGCTCGGTTCAGGCGTTCCTGGTGGGTGGCGTGGACCGCATCGTCAACATGAACTGGGACGCGATCATGCCGCCTCCGGCCAGCGCCGGTCGTCAGCATTACCTGACCGCGATCAGCAAGGTTGACGACCAGTTGGTAGAAGTCATCGACGTCGAAAAAGTGCTCGCCGAAATCGTGCCGTACAACGCCAAGGTCTCCACCGAGAAGCTGGAAGATCCATTGCTTGCAGGCGCTGTCGGCCGTGAGGTTCTGTTGGTCGACGACTCCAAGGTTGCACTGAGCCAGTTGCGCGACACCCTGTCGCAACTCGGCCTCAAGCTCCACGTGGCCAGCGATGGCCTGAAGGCGCTGAACATGCTCAAGGCCTGGGCCGATGCTGGCAATGTCATGACCGACAAGCTGCTCATGGTCTTCACCGACGCCGAAATGCCGGAAATGGACGGTTATCGTCTGACCACAGAGATCCGCAATGACCCGCGTCTGCGCGAGTTGTATGTGGTGCTGCACACCTCACTGTCTGGCAGCTTCAACGAATCCATGGTCAAGAAGGTCGGTTGCGACAACTTCCTCTCCAAGTTCCAGCCAGACAAGCTGGTGGATATGGTGCGTGAGCGCTTGATGATGGTTCAGGGCTGATTCGCACCCTGTAGCGTGACTTGTCTGGCGGACGATCGTATAAGCTAGCGCTTTACCTTCGCCAGACAAGGATCAGGCCATGTTGCACCTCAGCGCGCTCTACCGTTTCCCGCTCAAATCCTGCAAGGCCGACGTGCTGCAGCAGGCATCTTTTGACGAGCTGGGGATGACCGGTGACCGACGCTGGATGCTGGTCGACGAGGCTAGCGGCCGATTCCTGACCCAGCGCGCCTTGCCGCACATGTCGCAGTTGTCGGTGTTATGGAATGCCGCCGGTGGCATTACCCTTTCAGCGCCGGGCTTTGCGGCCTTGGATGTCCCTGTCCCCTTGAACGAAGAGCAGCAGCTGCGCGGCGTGACCGTGTGGCGCGATACCTTGCGCGTGCCTGATGCTGGTGATGAAGCTGCCCATTGGGTCAGCGAATTCATTGGCAAACCTACCCGTATGGTCCACGTCCCCGCCGATCGCGCACGCTGGTTGCCCAGTGGCTACGGCACGGTGGATGACCGGGTGGGGTTCGCCGACGGCTTTCCCTTGCTGTTGATCGGCCAGGCGTCGCTGGATGACTTGTCGGCCAGGATCGGCAAGCCTCAGGAAATGCTGCGCTTTCGGCCGAATCTGGTGGTGGAGGGCGCTGACGCCTTTGCCGAGGATGGCTGGAAACGGATCCGCATCGGCGATATCGAGTTTCGTCTGCTCAAGGGCTGTACGCGGTGCATTCTTACGACCATTGACCCGGCTACCGGGGAGCGCAATGCGGATCGCGAGCCTTTGGCGACGTTGAAGACTTATCGCGAGCGCGAGGGGGATGTGTGGTTTGGGCAGAATATGGTTAGTGATGGGCCGGGGGTGATTGAGGTGGGGATGCCGGTGGTTGTGTTGGAGTGATGTTTTTTTGTGAAGCGATTAGGTGCTAATCAAGGTTCACCGCGATAACTTCATTTCCTTTTTTGCGTGCATATCCGTTGTTGCGGTAACGGCCGCTTATGGTTGCGCTCTTACAGCGCCTCACTTTTGAACAGCGCAAAAGTAAGCAAAACGCTCTTGCCCCACCACTCGGTGCCTCGCCTAGGCTCGGCATGCCCGTAATCCGACATTGATTCGGCGGGCCGCCGCGAAGGGCCATCCCTGGCCCTGCGCGGCTAAACCGGCATCCCTGCCGGTTCACCCGCCGAATCAATATCGAATTCCGGCCAGCGTGGTTTGACGGGGCGCCTTAGATCAAAAGCCAGATCAACAGCCAGATCAACAGCAGATCAAAATCAAAGGCGGCGATGGTTGGTGCGACGTTGATCTCTGTAGGAGCTGCCGAAGGCTGCGAAGGCGGCTACCGATTCGCAGCCTTCGGCAGCTCCTACAGAGATATCTGCACGCCGTCGGTTCTGTGGGAGCGAATTCATTCGCGAAGGCAATGGCACAAACAACGAATAACGCGAGACAACCACAGACAAAAAGCAGGTCGGCTGTCAGGCCGCCTCGCGCGCTTTTGATTTGGCTTTTGATCTTGGCGCCCCGTTAAACCACGCTGGCCGAACGAAGACCTTGAACCGTGGGTAACCCGGCAGGACGCCGGGTTAGCCGCGCTGGGCCAGGGATGGCCCTTCGCGGCGGCCCACGGTTCAAGGTCTGCGGGCGGGTACACCGAGCCTAGGCGAGGTGCCGAGTGGTGGGGCAAGAGCGCTTTGGTTACTTTCGCGCTTTTCGAAAGTGACCCGCTGTAAAAGCGGAACCATAGGTGGCCGTTACCGCAGTAATGGATATGTACTCAACACCCATGCGTTAAGCGTACTCCGCCTTTCACAAGTCATCAAAAAACCGCTCATGCCAATCCACCAACGGCTGTGGCGAATTAAGCTTCTGCCCGTAGATCACCGAATAAGACAGCACGTTCTGCACATACTGCCGAGTTTCATCAAACGGAATACTCTCCACCCACACATCAAATGCCAGGTGATTGGCACCCTTGAGCCATTGCCGCACACGACCAGGCCCAGCGTTATAGGCAGCAGAGGCGAGCACCCGGTTGCCATTGAACTGGCTATGCACCTGGCTCAGATACGCCGCGCCCAACTGAATATTGGTATCCGGGTCCAGCACCTGCTGAGGTGAAGCCAGCGGGATGCTGAACTTGCGCGCAGTTTCCTTGGCGGTGGCGGGCATCAACTGCATCAGACCACTGGCGCCAACACCCGAGCGAGCATCGTCCATGAACGCACTTTCCTGGCGGGTAATCGCAAACACCCAGCTCGAATGCAGGCCACGAACCTTGGCTTCTCGTACCAGTGTTTCGCGGTGAGCCATGGGGAAGCGGATGTCCAGATCGTCCCAGTATTGCGCCTGGCTAATGGTTCGGATCGCCGGGAAATACCATTTCAGGTCGTAGGCCAGCTTGGCCTGGGCGACCATCTCGTCACGGCTGAAATGACGGCTGACGTGATACCACTCACGACGACCGTCTACGATCTGTCCGCGAGCATGAAACTCCAGTGCGCGACGTACGCCCGGCGTGTTGCGCACCTTGGTGATCAGCGCCTGGCTGAGCAATAGCGGCTTGTTATTCAACTGATAAGAGCTTTGTGTGCGATCTGCTGCCAGAAAGCCGTAGAAGTCGCGCTCCTTGGCAACGTCCTTGTACAACGACGGAATAAGCGGGCTTTTCGGCTGCGCCAATTCCAGCGAGCGCGCTTCCCAGTAACGCCAGCGATTGGTGTCGGCGAGGTCTTTGGGCAGGCGGCGGGTCAGCTCGTAGGCGTCTTCCCATTGGCCCAGGCGCAGCAGCAGTCGTAGACGCCACTCGGTGACGGTGTTGTCGCGCAGGTCCGGGTCATATTTGGTCATGACCTCAAGGGCGCGGCCGTCATAGCGGCGGGCCAGGGTCAGGCCGATTTCCTTGGCGATCTGCACCTGTTCTTCGTGGGAGAAGTGCATCTTGGCGGAATAGCCGTCGAGCATCTCCATGGCTTTCTGTGGGTCTTGCTTGGCCAGGCGGCGCAGGCCCAGGCCAACCACGTCGGACATGGCTTCGTCCACCGGGGCGAACTGAGCCGGGTTGTTGAGCATCTCAGGCTTCTTGGCGATTTCCAGCAGCAGCTTGCCTTGTGGAGCAAGGCTGTTGAGGCTGTTGACCAGGGTCGTTGCCAGAGGGTAGTTGCCCGCCGTCGCCGCCAGTTTCGCGCGCTGCCAGCGTTTCTGTTCCGGCAACTGGCCGTCGGTGGCCCATTGCGCGAAGAAGCCATCGCAGGCTGCAGGCAGGCTCTTACCAGTCATCCACAGTTTTTCTGCGCTGGCGTAGCCTTCAGCTTTCTTGCCGTGGCCCAGCAGGTATTGGCCGTACAGGCAGTCCAGCTCGACGAAATTCATCTTCGGGTCGTAATACTTGACGAAGGGTTGCCAGTCGCCGCGTTCGGCCAGCCAGCGCAGCCAGCGCAATTTCATCCAGTTGGCCTGCGGCAGGTCACCATGCTCGGCCAGGAATTTCTCGATTTCCGGATTGCTCGCGGTTTTCAGGCGCGCAGTCAGTTCGTCGTAAGCCAAATACGGTTCCAGCGGGTAGTCCGCCAGCGCCGAGGCGTACATGCGATAGGGGCCAGTATCGCCCTTGGCCAAGGCGCGCTTGGCTTCATCGTAGTACTGACGCTGTTGACTGAGATCCACCGCGTGGACGGATTGAGCCGCGGTAGCTGTGAGGAGCAGGCAGGAAAAAAGGCTGAACAAGCGACTGCGCATGAGACTTCCGAGCAGATGAACCGTGAAAAGTGCCGCTAGCTTAGCCTTTTGCCAGCTCCGGGTGAAAGCATTGCCGACGGGGGTTACTCACTTGGAAATAATTGAGCGCTATAAAGAAGGTCACCTGGTGGATGTGGGCAGGGCAGTCGTCATTCAATCCCGACATCTGCCCACCATCTCAGGTAGAATGCGCCCCCGGTTTTTGGAGAAGCTCATGACCCTGCTCAAATTCAGCGATGTGTCCCTTGCGTTCGGCGCCATGCCGTTGTTGGACAAGGTGTCCTGGCAGATCGCCCGTGGTGAGCGGGTGTGCATCATCGGCCGTAACGGCACTGGCAAATCCAGCATGCTGAAGCTGGTCAAAGGCGTGCAGAAGCCCGACGACGGTGCTGTCTGGCGCGCCCCAGGCCTGAAGATCGGCGAGCTGCCCCAGGAATTGCCGGTGGCCGACGACCGGACCGTGTTCGACGTGGTCGCCGAAGGTCTTGATGGTGTGGGCGAGTTGCTGGCTCAGTACCACCACCTGGCGCAGAACTGCGTCACCGAGGAAGACCTCGACAAGCTGATGCACGTCCAGCAGGACCTCGAAGCCCGTGACGGCTGGCGCTTGCAGCAACTGGTCGACAGCACGTTGAGCCGTCTGCAGTTGCCCGCCGACAAGACCCTGGCCGAGTTGTCCGGTGGCTGGCGTCGCCGTGTGCTGCTGGCGCAGGCGCTGGTTTCCGAGCCTGACCTGCTGCTGCTCGATGAACCGACCAACCACCTGGACATCGGCGCAATCGCCTGGCTGGAAGAAGCCCTCAAGGATTTCCAGGGGGCTGTGCTGTTCATCACGCACGACCGTTCCTTCCTGCAGAACCTGGCGACGCGCATTCTCGAACTGGATCGCGGTGGCCTGATCGACTGGAATGGCGACTACGCCAGCTTCCTGGTCCACAAGGAAGCGTCCCTGGCCGCAGAAGAAACCGCCAACGCGCTGTTCGACAAGCGTCTGGCCCAGGAAGAAGTCTGGATTCGCCAGGGTATCAAGGCCCGTCGCACCCGTAACGAAGGCCGCGTGCGCGCCCTCAAGGCCCTGCGCGTTGAGCGTGGCGAGCGTCGTGAGCGTACCGGCAAGGCCAATATCCAGCTGGATACCGCCGACAAGTCCGGCAAGCAGGTCATGGTCCTGGACAACGTCAGCTTCGCCCACCCGGGCGGCCCGATGTTGATCAAGGACTTCTCCATGGTCCTGCAGCGCGAAGATCGCATCGGTCTGCTGGGTGCCAACGGTACCGGCAAGACCACGCTGCTCAAGCTGATGCTCGACAATCTGCAACCTACCAGCGGTTCGGTGGATGTCGGCACACGCCTGGACGTAGCTTACTTCGACCAGTTGCGCCATCAGCTGGATCTTGAGAAGACCGTGATCGACAACGTCGCCGAAGGTCGTGATTTCATCGACATCGACGGTCAGAGCCGCCACGTGCTGAGCTACCTGGGCGATTTCCTGTTCAGCCCGCAACGTGCGCGTACGCCGGTCAAAGCGTTGTCCGGTGGTGAGCGGGCCCGTCTTTTGCTGGCCAAGCTGTTCAGCAAGCCAGCGAACCTGCTGGTGCTCGACGAACCGACCAACGACCTCGATGTCGAGACCCTGGAGCTGCTTGAAGAGGTTCTGCTGACCTTCAAGGGCACCGTGCTGATGGTCAGTCACGACCGGGCATTCCTCGATAACGTCGTCACCAGTACTCTGGTGTTCGAAGGCGAAGGCAAGGTTCGCGAATACGTGGGTGGTTATCAGGACTGGCTGCGCCAGGGTGGTTCCCCACGTCTGCTGGGCGTGAGCGACACCAAGTCCGGCAAGGCTGAGCTGGCCACTGCTGTGGTTGAAGCCGCTCCGGTGGCCGCCAAGGAAATGCCGGTCGCCAGTCCGAAGAAAAAACTCAGCTACAAGCTGCAGCGCGAGCTGGAAGCGCTGCCTGAGCAGATCGACGAAGTGGAAGGGGAGATCGCCTCCCTGACCGCTGAGATGGCTCAGCCTGCCTTTTACCAGCGTCCTGCCGAGCAGACCGCTGCTGTAATGGCTCAGCTGGAAAACCGTCAGGCACACCTGGACGGCCTGCTGGAACGTTGGGCAGAGCTTGACGCCTGATAGCGGCAGTCAATAAAAAGCCCGGATCATTGATCCGGGCTTTTTATTGGTGACTCAAGGAGGCGCGAGATCATGTTCTTCGGTTATTCAACCGTCCCACGGTCCTGTAGGAGTTGTCGGAGGTTACGACGGCGACGAATGCGGTTTGTCTGACACTCCGCGATTCGCAGCCTGCGGCAGCTCCTACAGATCCTGCGGTGTTAGATAACTCATGGACCGTCGCGTTTCTATTGTGCGACCAGGGCCAAGGCGGCATCTACAGTAAGTGCGTTGAATCACTCGCCCTTTTTAAGGCGTACCGCTAGCACATCACACGGCGCGCCATGCAATACGTCATTGGCAGTCGAGCCGAGCAGCAAGGCCAGACCATGGCGGCCATGGCTGCCGACCACGATCAGGTCGCAGTTTTCTTTCTGCGCCAGTTCGTGGATTTCCTGGCGCGGCTGGCCGTAAACCAGATGGGCATCACCGACATTGACTTCCGGGAAGTTGGCCTTGAGTGCTGCGAGTTTTTCCTTGGCCTGATCAAATTGCTGCTGTTGCAGTTGGGAAAGATCCATCGGAACATCGCCGCCAAACGCCATGGCCATGGGCTCTACGATGTGAACGATGGACAGCTTGGCACCATTGCGCACTGAGATCTCACGACCGCGGGCCAGAACAGGGCTGCACTCTTCAGTGAGGTCAACAGCGACCAGGATATGTTCATACTTCATGAGGAAGTCCTCCGTAGGGTTGCGATGCATTGAGTATGGCCGTTTGACGCCGATCTGGGCAGGCCATTGTTTTCAAATTCGGTATGTGGACAAAAAAGGCAGCAAGCAATATGACGTTCTGGATCATTCTGTCAATCATTGGTGTGATGTTGAGCCCTCTGGTGTGGCTCAGGCCCTCTCGCCAGCAAGGCGGCAAAATGGCACTGCGTCTGGAGGCTCGCCGTATCGGCCTGGCCATGCAGCTTGCGCCTCAGGAATGGCCTCACTGGCTGACCAAGGAGCCGCCCAGCCCGTGCGCGCAATACCATCGCCCGCGTCGCAGCGCGCAGGCGAACACGTGGGTGTATTGGCAGATGGAGCCGGGTGTCTGGCTCAATCGCTGGCGCGAGCCTTGTGAGGATGCACAATTGCTGGCGCATTTCAGCACCTTGCCCGCTGACGTGTTCAAGGTCGAAGCGGATCAGCAAATGATTGCCCTGTATTGGGCCGAGCGGGGCGAGGTAGAAGTTTTGCAGCGTATTGCAGCGGTGCTCAAGGCCCTGGCGTAACCGCGACAGGCCAAATTGCAGGCATTAAAAAGCCCGATAACAACATCGGGCCGGGGTTGGCCAGGCAGGCCGTAATCTGTAGCGCTTGGCGGTGCAACGCCGCAAGTCGCAGGCTAGAGCATTTGGCGTTGACCTCTAAGGTCGACCTCGTGCTGTAGTGCGTGGAATGTAGACTCTTTGCTCTGTTTTGTCGCGCTTTGGCAGGATTATTTTCGCGTGTGAGCCTCAACGGTGCAAAACCTTATTCTGGCTTTCATCTCATGTTCACCATAAACGCAGTGAATAGATCCCGATCACGCCCGCACGGCGCCTGAGCTTGCTGCGATAGTAAGAGCCCATTTCCCGCATTTATTGATGATTCGTCGAATTGACAATTTGCGGGATTTGCATGAAGGTGTGCGTACCCAAATCAAACGGGCGTATGAATTGAGCGTTTGGTAGTAAGACAGTTCTTACAGTTCCCGGCTACCGCATCGACGGGTGTGCCTGAAGGTTTGGCGTTGTATCGACGGGAACGTCGTATTCTCGCCAGACCACAGCGTCCGGTGTGTATTGTTCAGCTTCCATATCGTGGAGATCAGTTGATGATTTACGAAGGTAAAGCCATCACGGTTAAGGCTCTTGAAAGTGGCATCGTCGAATTGAATTTCGATCTCAAGGGTGAGTCCGTCAACAAGTTCAACCGTCTCACCCTCAACGACCTGCGTCAGGCCGTGGATTCCATCAAGGCTGATGGTTCGATCAAGGGTGTGATCGTCACCAGCGGCAAAGACGTGTTTATCGTCGGCGCCGACATCACCGAGTTCGTCGACAACTTCAAGTTGCCTGAAGCAGAGCTGCTTGCCGGCAATCTGGAAGCCAACCGTATCTTCAGCGATTTCGAAGACCTTGGCGTACCGACCGTAGTGGCCATCAACGGTATCGCGCTGGGTGGCGGCCTGGAAATGTGCCTGGCTGCGGATTACCGCGTCATGTCCAGCAGCGCCAAGATCGGCCTGCCTGAAGTCAAACTAGGCCTCTACCCCGGCTTTGGTGGCACCGTTCGGCTGCCGCGTATCGTCGGTGCTGATAACGCCATCGAGTGGATTGCATCCGGTAAGGAAAACCGCGCCGAAGACGCCCTGAAAGTCGGCGCAGTCGATGCCGTGGTCGCGCCGGAAAAGCTTCAGGAAGCCGCTCTGGACCTGATCAAGCGCGCCATCTCTGGCGAGTTCGATTACAAAGCCAAGCGTCAGCCGAAGCTGGAAAAACTCAAGCTCAACGCTATCGAACAAATGATGGCCTTCGAAACCGCGAAAGGGTTCGTAGCCGGTCAGGCAGGGCCGAACTATCCA of the Paucimonas lemoignei genome contains:
- the cheV_2 gene encoding CheW-like domain protein, with the translated sequence MAGILDSVDQRTQLVGENRLEILMFRLAGRQLFAINVFKVQEVLQLPKLTLMPQRHSFVCGVVNLRGQTLPVIDLSQAIGMRPLVPGPNSTIIVTEYNRSVQAFLVGGVDRIVNMNWDAIMPPPASAGRQHYLTAISKVDDQLVEVIDVEKVLAEIVPYNAKVSTEKLEDPLLAGAVGREVLLVDDSKVALSQLRDTLSQLGLKLHVASDGLKALNMLKAWADAGNVMTDKLLMVFTDAEMPEMDGYRLTTEIRNDPRLRELYVVLHTSLSGSFNESMVKKVGCDNFLSKFQPDKLVDMVRERLMMVQG
- the ycbX gene encoding MOSC domain-containing protein; translated protein: MLHLSALYRFPLKSCKADVLQQASFDELGMTGDRRWMLVDEASGRFLTQRALPHMSQLSVLWNAAGGITLSAPGFAALDVPVPLNEEQQLRGVTVWRDTLRVPDAGDEAAHWVSEFIGKPTRMVHVPADRARWLPSGYGTVDDRVGFADGFPLLLIGQASLDDLSARIGKPQEMLRFRPNLVVEGADAFAEDGWKRIRIGDIEFRLLKGCTRCILTTIDPATGERNADREPLATLKTYREREGDVWFGQNMVSDGPGVIEVGMPVVVLE
- the slt gene encoding soluble lytic murein transglycosylase — its product is MRSRLFSLFSCLLLTATAAQSVHAVDLSQQRQYYDEAKRALAKGDTGPYRMYASALADYPLEPYLAYDELTARLKTASNPEIEKFLAEHGDLPQANWMKLRWLRWLAERGDWQPFVKYYDPKMNFVELDCLYGQYLLGHGKKAEGYASAEKLWMTGKSLPAACDGFFAQWATDGQLPEQKRWQRAKLAATAGNYPLATTLVNSLNSLAPQGKLLLEIAKKPEMLNNPAQFAPVDEAMSDVVGLGLRRLAKQDPQKAMEMLDGYSAKMHFSHEEQVQIAKEIGLTLARRYDGRALEVMTKYDPDLRDNTVTEWRLRLLLRLGQWEDAYELTRRLPKDLADTNRWRYWEARSLELAQPKSPLIPSLYKDVAKERDFYGFLAADRTQSSYQLNNKPLLLSQALITKVRNTPGVRRALEFHARGQIVDGRREWYHVSRHFSRDEMVAQAKLAYDLKWYFPAIRTISQAQYWDDLDIRFPMAHRETLVREAKVRGLHSSWVFAITRQESAFMDDARSGVGASGLMQLMPATAKETARKFSIPLASPQQVLDPDTNIQLGAAYLSQVHSQFNGNRVLASAAYNAGPGRVRQWLKGANHLAFDVWVESIPFDETRQYVQNVLSYSVIYGQKLNSPQPLVDWHERFFDDL
- a CDS encoding ABC transporter; its protein translation is MTLLKFSDVSLAFGAMPLLDKVSWQIARGERVCIIGRNGTGKSSMLKLVKGVQKPDDGAVWRAPGLKIGELPQELPVADDRTVFDVVAEGLDGVGELLAQYHHLAQNCVTEEDLDKLMHVQQDLEARDGWRLQQLVDSTLSRLQLPADKTLAELSGGWRRRVLLAQALVSEPDLLLLDEPTNHLDIGAIAWLEEALKDFQGAVLFITHDRSFLQNLATRILELDRGGLIDWNGDYASFLVHKEASLAAEETANALFDKRLAQEEVWIRQGIKARRTRNEGRVRALKALRVERGERRERTGKANIQLDTADKSGKQVMVLDNVSFAHPGGPMLIKDFSMVLQREDRIGLLGANGTGKTTLLKLMLDNLQPTSGSVDVGTRLDVAYFDQLRHQLDLEKTVIDNVAEGRDFIDIDGQSRHVLSYLGDFLFSPQRARTPVKALSGGERARLLLAKLFSKPANLLVLDEPTNDLDVETLELLEEVLLTFKGTVLMVSHDRAFLDNVVTSTLVFEGEGKVREYVGGYQDWLRQGGSPRLLGVSDTKSGKAELATAVVEAAPVAAKEMPVASPKKKLSYKLQRELEALPEQIDEVEGEIASLTAEMAQPAFYQRPAEQTAAVMAQLENRQAHLDGLLERWAELDA
- the uspA2 gene encoding UspA domain-containing protein; translated protein: MKYEHILVAVDLTEECSPVLARGREISVRNGAKLSIVHIVEPMAMAFGGDVPMDLSQLQQQQFDQAKEKLAALKANFPEVNVGDAHLVYGQPRQEIHELAQKENCDLIVVGSHGRHGLALLLGSTANDVLHGAPCDVLAVRLKKGE